Proteins encoded together in one Polaribacter reichenbachii window:
- a CDS encoding DUF6095 family protein: MSTDVNLLAKGLKYLGILIFLFIAAPISLTMGFKALKKFEGTPNEYLSYLILLLAIVLTIFAIYFAFKTFRVIQSALFTK, encoded by the coding sequence ATGAGTACAGATGTAAATTTATTAGCCAAAGGTTTAAAGTATTTAGGTATTTTAATTTTCCTTTTTATAGCTGCTCCTATTTCTTTAACAATGGGATTTAAAGCGTTAAAAAAATTTGAAGGCACTCCTAACGAATACTTGTCTTACTTAATATTATTACTCGCAATTGTATTAACAATTTTTGCGATTTACTTTGCTTTTAAGACGTTTAGAGTTATACAAAGTGCTTTATTTACCAAATAA
- the murQ gene encoding N-acetylmuramic acid 6-phosphate etherase has protein sequence MNFTKTTEQDSKYNHLEKMSISELLSNINNEDKTVPLAVEKALPEIEALTTQIVHQLKNGGRLFYIGAGTSGRLGIVDASECPPTFGVPHELVVGLIAGGDIAIRKAVEFAEDSTNQGWLDLQAHNISDQDVVVGIAASGTTPYVISALEKCNENNIITGAISCNKNSPLSLTAQYPIEVIVGPEFVTGSSRMKAGTAQKLVLNMLSTTTMIQLGKIKGNKMVDMQLSNNKLVERGQKMLAKELNIDQEKAGELLAEFGNVRNAIKNYNS, from the coding sequence ATGAATTTTACAAAAACTACAGAACAAGATTCTAAATACAATCATTTAGAAAAAATGTCGATTTCAGAATTATTAAGTAACATTAATAATGAAGATAAAACTGTGCCATTAGCCGTAGAAAAAGCGCTGCCAGAAATTGAAGCTTTAACAACCCAAATTGTTCATCAATTAAAAAATGGTGGGAGACTTTTTTACATTGGTGCAGGAACTTCTGGCAGATTAGGTATTGTAGATGCTTCTGAATGTCCGCCCACTTTTGGTGTTCCTCACGAATTGGTGGTTGGTTTAATAGCTGGTGGAGATATTGCCATTAGAAAAGCAGTTGAATTTGCAGAAGATTCTACAAACCAAGGTTGGTTAGATTTGCAAGCGCATAACATTTCTGATCAAGATGTTGTAGTGGGTATAGCAGCTTCTGGAACTACACCTTATGTAATTTCGGCGTTAGAAAAATGTAACGAAAATAACATTATAACTGGCGCAATTTCTTGTAATAAAAATAGTCCATTATCCTTAACAGCTCAATACCCTATAGAAGTAATTGTAGGGCCAGAATTTGTAACTGGAAGCTCTAGAATGAAAGCTGGAACTGCTCAAAAATTGGTTTTGAATATGCTTTCTACAACTACAATGATTCAATTGGGAAAAATAAAAGGCAACAAAATGGTTGATATGCAACTCTCTAACAATAAATTAGTAGAAAGAGGGCAAAAAATGTTAGCCAAAGAATTAAATATCGACCAAGAAAAAGCAGGTGAATTATTAGCTGAATTTGGTAATGTTAGAAATGCGATAAAAAACTATAACTCATGA
- a CDS encoding DUF6695 family protein, whose translation MSSSNGIIIILSYPDTVVRPAYWEPSSKIWPKLGIGSKHAVQAGHAALLLLKKGKTKINYYDFGRYITTYGNGRVRCKETDAELEIPIKAEFEKEELINLQEILLWLEKHPEKTHGDGRLIASINTDINYNLASQFINSFIQRKEIPYGVFVKNGSNCSRFVTDTLIASLTNKKIKLQLKTSNLVTPSPIGNVIKATSTKTIYNVYQQEIKLYKNRSILKEYKDSFLNKFDIEPNLIGTEKPNKAIFELENGTWLGGIGSGAWFHIEKQIDNKNYLIARYNSTGIKDFEGEFTINNDSFSTDGKCEFLHPTNCQEMFVIQNGEAFIFTIKK comes from the coding sequence ATGTCTTCATCTAATGGCATAATTATAATTCTTTCTTACCCAGATACTGTTGTAAGACCTGCTTATTGGGAGCCTTCTAGTAAAATTTGGCCTAAACTTGGTATTGGTAGCAAACATGCTGTACAAGCTGGTCATGCAGCTTTATTATTGTTGAAAAAAGGGAAAACTAAAATCAATTATTATGATTTTGGCAGATATATTACTACTTATGGAAATGGTAGAGTTAGATGCAAAGAAACTGATGCTGAATTAGAAATACCGATAAAAGCTGAGTTTGAAAAAGAGGAATTAATCAACTTACAAGAAATTTTACTTTGGTTAGAAAAGCATCCAGAAAAAACTCATGGAGATGGACGATTAATTGCATCCATAAACACAGATATTAATTATAATTTAGCTTCTCAGTTTATAAACTCTTTCATTCAAAGAAAAGAAATTCCTTATGGTGTTTTTGTGAAAAATGGTAGTAATTGCTCGCGTTTTGTAACTGATACTTTGATTGCATCTTTAACCAATAAAAAAATTAAATTGCAATTAAAAACTTCTAATCTGGTTACGCCTAGCCCAATTGGTAATGTTATTAAAGCCACATCAACCAAAACTATTTACAATGTTTATCAACAAGAAATAAAACTTTATAAAAACAGATCTATTCTTAAAGAATACAAAGATTCTTTTTTAAATAAATTTGATATTGAACCGAATTTAATAGGAACCGAAAAACCAAACAAAGCTATTTTTGAATTAGAAAATGGTACTTGGTTAGGTGGAATTGGAAGTGGTGCTTGGTTTCATATCGAAAAACAAATTGATAATAAAAATTATTTAATTGCCAGATATAATTCAACTGGAATAAAAGATTTTGAAGGCGAATTTACAATCAATAATGATTCTTTTTCTACGGATGGGAAGTGTGAATTTCTACACCCTACAAACTGCCAAGAAATGTTTGTTATTCAAAATGGTGAGGCTTTTATTTTTACTATTAAAAAGTAA
- a CDS encoding PEP/pyruvate-binding domain-containing protein yields the protein MAKNILKVLLIFFVFGSNSFAQEQTTSAIKQLVETYKNDIRGPYYRIKWFCKDGSIRDAKDPCPDDIDGIQHASFKQSALDLRKTNHLYFGEILAAIKTNEFLDANHNYSRLKQYQIGNYLKSIDNGWILRKGQYYRGAIQSEDEEAWGKAFFETVLNDDNFIKTNYYLIRQALKDIPHNGDTNIGQLMRSESKILAEEIPSFMDIRIKIHGNPQKTDIKLVEHFIQKNDSKLSLKEKKKLKDLVVTMEQFYAPLDFKKIDKEIASLNGNAMVVEEIKNFSTYFNDHNSSRKIVEKSASILANIRGTILDFKSVKDRLQLLDISNQLENILLIETQNWKTENLAETIHKIEALTCASLGTGLLEFWEYDQVENNLKNSTNKENITIEELNNVLNTSRSIVEWSASLIKANYNEDVLNYTHFEPLAYGFIDDRVRNSIALSLGETVSKLGTFVAKISNINNKVMSIDNQSAIRGLNPGYAFGELVVVDGNPDAIEVQTNKIYIFQNPPSDLKPVAGIMTVSEGNLVSHVQLLARNLGIPNAALSNENLSALKKDNGKKVFYAVSHKGNVILKEEDDMSNEEKKLFEKVERSKNMIEVPVADIRLDVSKVINMRTVNATDSGKLCGPKAANLGELKQLFPDQVVEGLIIPFGVFKAHMNLQMPNENKTYWEYLNATFKEADAKKKNGSSDEMVEQYLLTSLVKLHKSILNIDLDKSFVKDLKLNFQTAFKNDMGNVPVFLRSDTNMEDLKEFTGAGLNLTLFNIKEEDKILQGIKRVWASAYTERSFKWRQKYLLNPENVYPSILIIPSVDVDYSGVMITKGINSGTADDLTVAFSRGAGGAVDGQSAETRLITKKENYLLAPARQADYIRLPNYGGTKKYYTSFDKEILNDDNIYEIRKIASKVRQKIGEKSEDKNQAYDVEFGFKDNKLWLFQIRPFVENKQAKSSEYLNSITPKIANSTKININQKI from the coding sequence ATGGCGAAAAATATTCTTAAAGTACTTCTAATTTTCTTTGTTTTCGGTTCAAATTCGTTTGCACAAGAACAAACAACTTCAGCAATAAAGCAATTAGTAGAAACTTATAAAAATGATATTAGAGGCCCATATTACAGAATAAAATGGTTTTGTAAAGATGGTAGTATTAGAGATGCAAAAGATCCTTGTCCTGATGATATTGATGGAATACAACACGCAAGTTTTAAACAATCTGCATTAGATTTAAGAAAAACAAATCATTTGTATTTTGGAGAAATTTTAGCGGCTATAAAAACCAATGAATTTTTAGATGCCAACCATAATTACAGCAGATTAAAGCAATATCAAATTGGCAACTATTTAAAAAGTATAGATAATGGATGGATTTTAAGAAAAGGGCAATATTACAGAGGCGCAATTCAATCTGAAGATGAAGAAGCTTGGGGAAAAGCCTTTTTTGAAACCGTTTTAAATGATGACAATTTTATAAAAACAAATTACTATTTAATTCGACAAGCATTAAAAGACATTCCTCATAATGGAGACACCAATATTGGGCAATTAATGAGAAGTGAATCTAAAATTCTGGCGGAAGAAATTCCGAGTTTTATGGATATCAGAATTAAAATCCACGGAAATCCGCAGAAAACAGATATTAAATTAGTGGAGCATTTTATTCAAAAAAATGACAGTAAATTATCACTTAAAGAAAAGAAAAAATTAAAAGATTTAGTAGTAACAATGGAGCAATTTTACGCTCCTTTAGATTTTAAAAAGATTGATAAAGAAATTGCTAGTTTAAATGGAAATGCAATGGTTGTAGAAGAAATTAAAAACTTTTCTACCTATTTTAATGATCACAATTCTTCTAGAAAAATAGTGGAAAAGTCTGCCAGTATTTTAGCCAATATTAGAGGTACCATTTTAGATTTTAAATCTGTAAAAGACCGTTTACAATTACTTGATATTAGCAATCAATTAGAAAATATTTTGTTGATAGAAACTCAGAACTGGAAAACTGAAAATTTAGCAGAAACTATTCATAAAATAGAGGCGCTAACTTGTGCATCTTTAGGTACTGGTTTATTAGAATTTTGGGAATATGACCAAGTTGAAAATAACTTAAAAAATTCTACAAATAAAGAAAACATTACAATTGAAGAATTGAACAATGTATTAAATACTTCTAGAAGTATTGTAGAATGGAGCGCTTCTTTAATTAAAGCAAATTACAACGAAGATGTTTTAAATTACACCCATTTTGAGCCTTTAGCATATGGTTTTATAGATGATAGAGTTAGAAATAGTATTGCTCTGAGTTTAGGAGAAACTGTTAGTAAATTAGGTACGTTTGTTGCCAAAATTTCTAACATTAATAACAAGGTAATGTCTATAGACAATCAAAGTGCCATTAGAGGTTTAAATCCTGGTTATGCCTTTGGAGAACTGGTTGTGGTTGATGGTAATCCTGATGCTATAGAAGTACAGACCAACAAGATTTATATTTTTCAAAATCCGCCTTCAGATTTAAAACCAGTTGCAGGAATTATGACAGTTTCTGAAGGAAATTTAGTTTCTCACGTTCAATTATTAGCAAGAAATTTAGGAATACCAAATGCTGCATTATCAAATGAAAATTTATCAGCCTTAAAAAAAGACAATGGTAAAAAAGTATTTTATGCAGTTTCTCATAAAGGAAATGTAATTCTTAAAGAAGAAGATGATATGAGCAATGAAGAAAAAAAACTTTTCGAAAAAGTGGAACGTAGCAAAAATATGATTGAAGTACCAGTTGCAGATATACGTTTAGATGTTTCTAAAGTGATAAATATGAGAACTGTTAATGCTACTGATTCTGGAAAATTATGTGGCCCAAAAGCTGCAAATTTAGGTGAGCTAAAACAACTTTTTCCTGATCAGGTTGTAGAAGGTTTAATTATACCTTTTGGCGTTTTTAAAGCGCATATGAATTTGCAAATGCCAAATGAAAACAAGACCTATTGGGAATATTTAAATGCTACTTTTAAAGAAGCTGATGCAAAAAAGAAAAACGGTTCTTCTGATGAAATGGTTGAACAATACTTACTAACTTCTTTAGTAAAACTGCATAAATCAATCTTAAATATTGACTTAGATAAAAGTTTTGTAAAAGATTTAAAATTGAATTTTCAGACAGCTTTTAAAAATGATATGGGTAACGTACCCGTATTTTTAAGAAGTGATACAAATATGGAAGATTTAAAAGAATTTACAGGTGCAGGTTTAAATTTAACTCTATTTAATATTAAAGAAGAAGATAAAATTTTACAAGGAATTAAACGTGTTTGGGCTTCTGCGTATACAGAAAGAAGTTTTAAATGGAGACAAAAATATTTATTAAATCCAGAAAATGTGTATCCATCAATCTTAATTATACCCAGTGTAGATGTAGATTACTCTGGAGTTATGATTACAAAAGGAATCAATTCTGGTACAGCTGATGATTTAACTGTCGCTTTTTCTAGAGGTGCAGGTGGTGCTGTAGATGGGCAATCTGCAGAAACAAGATTAATCACAAAAAAAGAAAATTACCTTTTAGCACCTGCAAGACAAGCAGATTACATACGTTTACCAAATTATGGTGGTACAAAAAAATACTACACTTCTTTTGATAAAGAAATTCTAAATGATGATAATATTTATGAAATTAGAAAAATAGCATCAAAAGTAAGACAAAAAATAGGCGAAAAATCAGAAGATAAAAATCAGGCTTATGATGTAGAATTTGGTTTTAAAGATAACAAATTATGGTTGTTTCAAATAAGACCATTTGTAGAAAACAAACAAGCCAAAAGTTCTGAGTATTTAAATTCAATTACGCCAAAAATAGCAAATTCAACAAAAATTAACATCAACCAAAAAATATAA
- a CDS encoding DUF4249 family protein, producing MKKRFILPILLCFFFANCEKVIDVDVPSIAPKLVIDATFEVLFDENPVTANTVVKLSLSADYFNDEIPTVTNANVFLTNLSDNSIIPFSDANADGNYEPTNAFIPADDTAYELTVIYENETYKAQATKIKSTPFVSVVQGDETLFTGDEIQLKIEFQDDETLENYYLLDYTNNIFLALDDRFFNGSLYNFSSFYQEDDIEVPTTVTIKMHGITKEYFTYFEVLISQSGQNSGGPFESAPASLLGNIINTTNDDYFPLGYFHISETDTYTIDLVENE from the coding sequence ATGAAAAAGAGATTTATACTACCAATTTTATTATGCTTCTTTTTCGCAAATTGTGAAAAAGTTATAGACGTTGATGTTCCATCAATTGCTCCAAAATTAGTGATAGATGCAACTTTTGAGGTTTTGTTTGATGAAAACCCAGTAACCGCAAACACTGTTGTAAAATTAAGTTTATCAGCAGATTATTTTAATGATGAAATACCAACAGTTACCAATGCAAATGTATTTCTAACCAATTTATCAGACAATTCGATTATTCCTTTTTCTGATGCCAATGCTGATGGAAATTATGAACCTACAAATGCTTTTATTCCTGCAGATGATACAGCTTATGAATTAACTGTAATTTATGAAAATGAAACTTACAAAGCCCAAGCAACTAAAATAAAATCTACTCCTTTTGTATCTGTTGTTCAAGGTGATGAAACCTTATTTACAGGTGATGAAATTCAGTTAAAAATAGAATTCCAAGATGATGAAACTTTAGAAAATTATTATTTATTAGATTATACAAATAACATATTTTTGGCTTTGGATGATCGTTTTTTTAATGGTTCTTTATATAATTTTTCTTCTTTCTATCAAGAAGATGACATTGAAGTACCAACTACTGTAACTATTAAAATGCACGGAATTACAAAAGAATATTTCACATATTTTGAGGTGTTAATTAGTCAAAGTGGTCAAAATTCTGGAGGTCCTTTTGAATCTGCACCTGCTTCTTTATTAGGTAATATAATTAATACGACTAATGATGATTATTTCCCTTTAGGCTATTTTCATATTTCTGAAACCGATACTTACACCATAGATTTAGTCGAAAACGAGTAA
- a CDS encoding TonB-dependent receptor produces MISTKKLCLFVCLLFSFSLFSQEKYTVSGTVYDNASNETLIGVSIYIPELNSGTTTNEYGFYSITIPEGIYKIQVSYLGFTTIVENINLNKKLTKNFKLLEEAENLDEIIIEGNIEKLNVRSPQMSVNKLTAATIKQIPVVLGEADIIKSLILLPGVTSAGEGASGFNVRGGAADQNLILLDEAVVFNSSHVFGFFSVFNPDVIKDVKLYKGGIPAKYGGRLSSVLDIYQKEGNSKDFNITGGIGLVSSRLLIEGPIKKEKISFLIGGRSSYAHLFLPLIDNDNKAYFYDLNTKLNYRINDKNSVFFSGYFGKDVFGINDSFVNTYGNQVANLRWNHLFSDKLFSNLSLIYSDYFYGLTLDFVGFDWDSGITNYNLKYNFNHYLSDKTKLSYGINNIYTKFNPGEIKPNREDSGIQQEKLIDKYANEFAIYVDAEHKLSDKLRLQYGVRFSNFTRLGQNELNIYENDEPVIYDEQFKKYESAEAIGTESYTRSDAIATFNNFEPRVSMSYILDESTSIKASYNRMVQYLHLLSNTSSPTPLDVWTPSGKYIKPQLLDQYAVGYFKSLKDGDYSIETEAFYKDIDNRIDYINGANLIANNEIETVILNGRARAYGLELLFKKNEGKFKGWFAYTLSRSEQQTEGRTANEPGINNGNWYSTPYDKTHDFSINGSYELNEKWKFNTNFVFQTGQPTNYPVGQYEFEGLNVPIYDDNRRNADRLPAYHRLDLSATLTPEKNKNRKWQGEWVFGIYNVYGRQNAASINFSQNRETLRNEAVQTSIFGMVPSVTYNFKF; encoded by the coding sequence ATGATATCCACTAAAAAATTATGTTTATTTGTCTGTTTACTCTTTTCTTTTTCTCTTTTTAGTCAAGAGAAATATACAGTAAGTGGTACTGTTTACGACAACGCAAGTAACGAAACCTTAATTGGTGTTTCGATTTATATCCCTGAACTCAACTCAGGTACCACCACAAACGAATATGGTTTTTATTCCATAACCATACCAGAAGGTATTTATAAAATTCAAGTAAGTTATTTAGGTTTTACAACTATTGTAGAAAACATCAACCTAAACAAAAAACTGACTAAAAACTTTAAATTACTTGAAGAAGCTGAAAATTTAGATGAAATTATCATAGAAGGTAACATCGAAAAACTGAATGTAAGATCGCCACAAATGAGTGTAAATAAACTTACTGCAGCAACTATAAAACAGATTCCTGTGGTTTTAGGCGAAGCCGATATTATAAAATCTCTAATTCTACTACCTGGAGTTACTAGTGCTGGAGAAGGCGCTTCTGGATTTAATGTAAGAGGTGGTGCAGCAGATCAAAATTTAATATTGCTAGATGAAGCAGTGGTTTTTAACTCCTCTCACGTGTTTGGTTTTTTCTCAGTTTTTAATCCTGATGTAATTAAAGATGTTAAATTATATAAAGGTGGTATTCCTGCAAAATATGGAGGAAGATTATCATCAGTTTTAGATATTTATCAAAAAGAAGGAAATAGTAAAGACTTTAATATTACTGGTGGAATCGGACTAGTTTCTAGTAGATTATTAATTGAAGGGCCAATTAAAAAAGAGAAAATTTCTTTTTTAATTGGTGGTAGATCTTCTTATGCACACTTATTTTTACCGCTTATCGATAATGACAACAAAGCCTATTTTTACGACCTAAATACCAAATTAAACTATAGAATTAACGATAAAAACAGCGTTTTCTTTTCTGGTTATTTCGGTAAAGACGTTTTCGGAATTAACGATAGTTTTGTAAATACTTATGGTAATCAAGTTGCCAATTTGCGCTGGAATCATCTTTTTTCTGATAAATTATTCTCTAACCTTTCTTTAATTTATTCTGATTATTTCTATGGATTAACTTTAGATTTTGTAGGTTTTGATTGGGATTCTGGAATCACGAATTACAATTTAAAATACAACTTTAACCATTATTTAAGTGATAAAACAAAATTGAGTTATGGTATTAATAATATTTATACCAAATTTAATCCTGGTGAAATAAAGCCTAACAGAGAAGATTCTGGAATTCAGCAAGAAAAATTAATTGACAAATATGCCAATGAATTTGCTATTTATGTAGATGCAGAACATAAATTAAGCGATAAATTAAGATTACAATATGGAGTTCGTTTTAGCAATTTTACAAGGTTAGGGCAAAATGAATTAAATATTTATGAAAACGATGAACCTGTTATTTATGATGAACAATTCAAAAAATATGAATCTGCAGAAGCAATTGGTACAGAATCTTACACTAGAAGTGATGCTATAGCTACTTTCAATAATTTTGAACCTCGTGTTTCTATGTCTTATATTTTAGACGAAAGCACTTCTATAAAAGCAAGTTATAATAGAATGGTACAATATTTACATTTGTTATCTAACACCTCTTCTCCTACTCCTTTAGATGTTTGGACACCAAGTGGAAAATACATTAAACCTCAGCTATTAGACCAATATGCAGTGGGCTATTTTAAATCTTTAAAAGATGGCGATTATTCTATAGAAACAGAAGCTTTTTATAAAGATATAGACAACAGAATCGATTATATAAATGGGGCAAATTTAATTGCAAATAACGAAATTGAAACTGTTATTTTAAACGGACGAGCAAGAGCTTATGGTTTAGAGTTATTATTCAAAAAAAATGAAGGTAAATTTAAAGGCTGGTTTGCTTATACTTTATCTAGATCTGAACAGCAAACTGAAGGTAGAACCGCAAATGAACCCGGAATTAATAACGGAAATTGGTACAGTACACCTTATGATAAAACCCACGATTTTTCTATAAATGGGAGTTACGAATTGAATGAAAAATGGAAGTTTAATACCAATTTTGTTTTCCAAACTGGGCAACCTACCAATTATCCTGTAGGCCAATACGAATTTGAAGGTTTAAATGTACCCATTTATGATGATAATCGAAGAAATGCAGACAGACTTCCTGCTTATCATAGACTAGACCTTTCTGCAACTTTAACTCCAGAAAAAAACAAAAACAGAAAATGGCAAGGTGAATGGGTTTTTGGTATTTATAATGTTTATGGACGTCAAAATGCAGCTTCTATAAACTTTAGTCAGAATAGAGAAACATTAAGAAATGAAGCTGTACAAACTTCCATTTTTGGAATGGTCCCTTCTGTAACTTATAATTTTAAATTTTAG
- a CDS encoding serine hydrolase, with the protein MKKYILILICIVFSFGFISYYPIDGYEYTGIKRLYQIRQFQKDSVKYTRIPKGAYKKWADIKLNLTHKTTDSVEELFKVDNDFDRKIKRITSQGAYSLAIMDMSNPDELRYAEHRENVGYQPGSVGKIAVLLAIFDQVAKLCPDSYEERVAYLKNIKVSSRYWGLGDHHTIPIYDIENDKLTKRQVIASDEFSLFEWLDHMVSVSNNGAASIMYREAMLMAAFGQEYFFLNEEKAEKYFKETPRDSLTNLANTVVNQPLRDLGIEENEWKLGGLFTRPPGKYVGRKGGSIGTPKGLMKFLVKLEQGKVIDKASSLEMKRILYLTDRRIRYARSPRLDDAAVYFKSGSYYKCDREKDPNCASYAGNVFNYMNSVIIVEHDNGIKYIVCLMTNVLNKNSAGEHMYLASKIDDVVNETANMNKPEIKEEKYIEDKDENSGN; encoded by the coding sequence ATGAAAAAATATATCCTAATTCTTATTTGTATTGTTTTCTCTTTTGGCTTTATTAGCTACTATCCTATTGATGGTTATGAGTATACAGGCATTAAAAGATTGTATCAAATAAGACAGTTTCAAAAAGACAGTGTAAAATACACAAGAATACCAAAAGGAGCTTATAAAAAATGGGCAGATATAAAATTGAATCTAACCCATAAAACCACAGATAGTGTAGAAGAACTTTTTAAAGTTGATAACGATTTTGACCGAAAAATAAAACGCATTACATCTCAAGGTGCTTATTCTTTAGCCATTATGGATATGAGTAATCCTGATGAATTAAGATACGCAGAACATAGAGAAAATGTAGGTTATCAACCAGGAAGTGTGGGTAAAATTGCAGTTTTATTAGCTATTTTTGATCAAGTCGCAAAATTATGTCCAGATTCTTATGAAGAAAGAGTTGCTTACTTAAAAAATATAAAAGTATCTAGTAGATATTGGGGTTTAGGAGATCATCATACCATACCTATTTATGATATCGAAAATGATAAATTAACCAAAAGACAAGTTATTGCAAGTGATGAATTTTCTTTGTTTGAGTGGTTAGATCATATGGTTTCTGTAAGTAATAATGGTGCAGCAAGTATTATGTATAGAGAAGCTATGTTAATGGCTGCTTTTGGCCAAGAATATTTCTTTTTAAATGAAGAAAAAGCAGAAAAATATTTTAAAGAAACGCCTAGAGATTCTTTAACAAACTTAGCAAATACAGTTGTAAATCAACCTTTAAGAGATTTAGGAATTGAAGAAAATGAATGGAAATTGGGTGGTTTATTTACAAGACCACCAGGAAAATATGTAGGTAGAAAAGGTGGTAGTATTGGCACACCAAAAGGATTAATGAAATTTTTAGTAAAACTAGAACAAGGTAAAGTAATTGATAAAGCTTCTAGTTTAGAAATGAAACGAATATTGTATTTAACAGATCGTAGAATTCGATATGCAAGATCGCCAAGATTAGATGATGCTGCTGTGTACTTTAAATCGGGTAGTTATTATAAATGCGATAGAGAAAAAGACCCAAATTGTGCTAGTTATGCTGGTAATGTTTTTAATTATATGAACTCTGTAATTATTGTAGAGCATGATAATGGAATAAAATATATTGTCTGTTTAATGACCAATGTGTTAAACAAAAATTCAGCTGGAGAACACATGTACTTGGCAAGTAAAATAGATGACGTTGTAAACGAAACTGCCAATATGAATAAACCAGAAATTAAAGAAGAAAAATATATAGAAGATAAAGACGAGAATTCTGGTAATTAA
- a CDS encoding TolC family protein, with amino-acid sequence MKKILITFCFLLSISVQSQQQITLEEAIEIAQKKSPEYKALINQNQASYWRYRNYQAGFLPQLRLDATLPSYSNSINRLTNDQGEDIFVQTNQSRLEGVLSLNQNLAFTGGTLSFSSQLERVDLFTNDATRYSVIPFSINYSQNSLFYNEFKWDKKIEPLMYEEAKRDLIEGMEDISLNTTRRYFALLKAQVQARIAQSNLSNQDTLFQISKGRFKMGKIAENDLLQIELSVLNSKNDVTTNQINIKRTSQNLSRYLDLENENILLDTPKELSTFTVTVEKALEEAKANRKAVIEFRRRRLQAEQDVAEVKGSNRLQLRLNANFGISQQGDVFNELFQDYNQQQNVSLSIGIPILDWGVSKSRRKLVEANKDLVNTNVEQDEQEFEQEIYLHTLNWQNQRNFLETAKKAQEIAIKRYEITKKRFILGKITITDLNLALQEKDNSVLSYLNSLEKFWTDYYTLRRLTLYDFIKNEKIKVKDLIYD; translated from the coding sequence ATGAAAAAAATTCTTATTACTTTTTGCTTTTTGCTATCAATTTCAGTGCAAAGTCAACAACAAATTACTTTAGAAGAAGCTATTGAAATTGCTCAAAAAAAATCTCCAGAATACAAGGCTTTAATCAATCAAAACCAAGCGAGTTATTGGCGTTATCGAAACTATCAAGCAGGATTTTTGCCTCAATTGCGTTTAGATGCAACTTTACCTTCTTATTCAAATTCAATAAATAGATTAACAAACGATCAAGGAGAAGATATTTTTGTACAAACCAATCAATCTAGATTAGAAGGTGTTTTATCTTTAAACCAGAATTTAGCCTTTACAGGAGGTACATTATCATTTAGTTCTCAATTAGAAAGGGTAGATCTTTTTACAAATGATGCCACTAGATATTCTGTAATTCCTTTTTCTATAAATTATAGTCAGAATTCATTGTTCTACAATGAATTTAAATGGGATAAAAAAATTGAACCTTTAATGTATGAAGAAGCAAAAAGAGACTTAATTGAAGGCATGGAAGATATTTCTTTAAATACTACCAGAAGATATTTTGCATTGTTAAAAGCCCAAGTTCAAGCAAGAATTGCACAATCTAATTTATCTAATCAAGATACTTTATTTCAGATTTCTAAAGGTAGATTTAAAATGGGTAAAATTGCTGAAAACGATTTATTACAAATAGAATTATCTGTGTTAAATTCTAAGAATGATGTTACTACAAATCAAATTAACATCAAAAGAACTTCGCAAAATTTATCTCGTTATTTAGATTTAGAAAACGAAAATATTTTATTAGATACACCAAAGGAATTATCAACATTTACAGTAACTGTAGAAAAAGCTTTAGAAGAAGCAAAAGCAAACAGAAAAGCCGTTATAGAATTTAGAAGAAGAAGATTGCAAGCCGAACAAGATGTTGCAGAGGTTAAAGGTAGCAACAGGTTGCAATTAAGATTAAATGCTAATTTTGGAATTTCGCAACAAGGCGATGTTTTTAACGAATTATTTCAAGATTATAATCAGCAACAAAATGTTTCTTTATCTATTGGTATTCCTATTTTAGATTGGGGCGTATCTAAATCTCGTAGAAAATTAGTTGAAGCAAATAAAGATTTAGTAAATACTAACGTTGAGCAAGATGAACAAGAATTTGAACAAGAAATTTACTTACACACGCTAAACTGGCAAAACCAACGTAACTTTTTAGAAACTGCTAAAAAAGCACAAGAAATTGCAATTAAAAGGTACGAAATTACCAAAAAAAGATTTATTTTGGGTAAAATTACTATTACAGACTTAAACCTTGCACTACAAGAAAAAGACAATTCTGTTTTAAGTTACCTAAATTCTTTAGAGAAATTCTGGACAGATTACTACACATTAAGACGATTAACTTTGTACGATTTTATTAAAAACGAAAAAATAAAAGTTAAAGACCTTATTTATGATTAG